The Podarcis muralis chromosome 10, rPodMur119.hap1.1, whole genome shotgun sequence genome includes a region encoding these proteins:
- the FAM83F gene encoding protein FAM83F, translating to MPAPPLLAGLQVSLAARQLKEPWLRRRGGGRMADSQLLCLDDAHVNERVSEHHPRYYYSEEQRRALEVLLAKGEKAYKERLKKDQLRDFLSSRELQALRGGWRAYDAHLEGGKPVVGPSGKPLSLAYWPDRSDTEIPPLDMGWTNTFYRGVSRLGLYTHPRKEDNAPHVKQVAREMIQQAQKIIAVVMDQFTDRDIFRDIVDASYKRRIPVYIILDEEGSKFFLEMCKGMELSDFYIRNIRVRCVTGAGFYMPSGKIQGNLATRFLMVDGEKVLTGSYSFTWTSSHIDRNMVLYLTGQHVEMFDIEFRELYAISEEVNLYKELNLPCPFRQGVGRMGFSSSTVARKAISPKYGLVVAVPPGEMMRWASRQRHESQGTQEAQEEESESNRRLQTFLNDLITVEQVLPDIEPPLEDLNRGNRSPQKLFSLLKSKSKSRESIRDLRKDDVANGEAGSKPVKRFGSGFFRRAKRPPPFNADASSIASDIAEDFVVVKTGKESQASPRPVSVRSSGANSERMRPSSPSGDRAKQSNCVVS from the exons ATGCCGGCTCCTCCCCTCCTCGCCGGGCTCCAGGTGTCGTTGGCAGCTCGGCAGTTGAAGGAGCCGTGGCTGCGGCGGCGGGGCGGCGGGAGAATGGCGGACTCTCAGCTGCTGTGCCTGGACGACGCTCACGTGAACGAGCGGGTCAGCGAGCACCACCCGCGCTACTACTACAGCGAGGAGCAGCGGAGGGCGCTGGAAGTCCTGCTGGCCAAGGGGGAGAAGGCGTACAAGGAGCGCCTGAAGAAGGACCAGCTGCGAGACTtcctctccagccgggagctgCAGGCCTTGCGGGGCGGTTGGCGCGCTTACGATGCCCACCTCGAGGGGGGCAAGCCGGTGGTCGGCCCTTCGGGGAAGCCCTTGTCCTTGGCTTACTGGCCCGACAGATCCGACACCGAGATCCCACCGCTGGACATGGGCTGGACCAACACTTTCTACCGGGGAGTCAGCCGCCTCGGGCTGTATACGCACCCGCGCAAGGAAGACAACGCGCCTCACGTCAAGCAAGTGGCGCGCGAAATGATCCAGCAGGCGCAGAAG ATCATTGCAGTAGTCATGGACCAGTTCACTGACAGGGACATCTTCCGGGATATCGTAGATGCATCATACAAGCGCAGGATCCCCGTTTATATAATCTTGGACGAAGAAGGCTCTAAATTTTTCCTGGAAATGTGCAAAGGCATGGAGCTGAGTGATTTCTATATCCGG AATATCCGTGTGCGTTGTGTGACTGGAGCTGGGTTCTACATGCCATCAGGGAAGATCCAAGGCAACTTGGCTACACGCTTCCTGATGGTGGATGGTGAAAAAGTTCTTACTGGATCGTACAG TTTCACATGGACCTCATCCCATATAGACAGAAACATGGTCTTGTACTTGACCGGGCAGCATGTGGAGATGTTTGATATCGAATTCCGTGAACTCTATGCTATTTCGGAGGAGGTGAACCTCTACAAGGAGCTGAACCTTCCATGCCCTTTCCGCCAAGGTGTCGGGAGAatgggattttcctcctctacAGTGGCCCGGAAGGCCATCAGCCCAAAGTATGGACTGGTAGTGGCAGTTCCCCCAGGGGAAATGATGCGCTGGGCCTCCCGCCAGAGGCACGAGTCACAAGGGACTCAAGAAGCACAGGAAGAAGAAAGTGAGTCCAATAGGCGACTACAAACTTTTCTGAATGACCTTATCACGGTGGAGCAAGTGCTGCCAGATATTGAGCCTCCACTTGAGGACCTGAACAGAGGAAACCGGAGTCCTCAGAAACTATTTTCCCTAttaaaatccaaatccaaatccagGGAGTCCATCCGTGACCTCAGGAAGGATGATGTTGCCAATGGGGAAGCTGGTTCCAAACCAGTCAAGAGGTTTGGCAGTGGATTTTTCAGACGGGCCAAGCGGCCACCACCCTTCAATGCTGATGCCAGTTCTATTGCCAGTGATATTGCTGAAGACTTTGTGGtcgtgaagacaggaaaggaaAGCCAGGCTAGCCCTCGCCCTGTCAGCGTCCGTAGTAGTGGGGCTAATTCAG